One window of the Desulfovibrio sp. JC010 genome contains the following:
- a CDS encoding flagellin, which translates to MSLVINHNLMAMNANRNLAESYGNLGVSTRRLSSGLRVGTAADDAAGLAIRELMRADIKSLNQGIRNANDAISMIQTADGALGVIDEKLIRMKELATQASTGTYNSDQRLIIDSEYQAMASEITRIANATDFNGIHLLNGNMSGENSAHSGAALSSTGPVKVHFGTANDSAEDYYYVSIGTSTASALGVGAGAASNDGKSISTQELAQKSLDALNNAIISKDKIRANLGALQNRLENTITNLSIQAENVQAAESQISDVDVATEMTEFTRNQILTQSAVAMLSQANSMPRMAMQLIG; encoded by the coding sequence ATGTCTTTAGTAATTAACCACAACTTGATGGCTATGAATGCCAACCGCAACTTGGCGGAATCGTATGGTAACCTCGGTGTATCAACCCGTCGCCTGTCTTCAGGTCTTCGTGTTGGAACCGCGGCTGACGATGCTGCAGGTCTCGCAATTCGCGAACTTATGCGCGCGGACATTAAGTCACTCAACCAGGGTATCCGTAACGCCAACGATGCAATTTCAATGATCCAGACCGCTGACGGCGCTCTCGGTGTTATTGATGAAAAGCTCATTCGTATGAAGGAACTTGCAACTCAGGCATCAACCGGTACCTACAACTCTGACCAGCGTCTGATCATCGACTCCGAATATCAGGCCATGGCTTCAGAAATCACCCGTATTGCTAACGCAACTGACTTTAACGGTATTCACCTGCTCAATGGTAACATGTCCGGTGAAAACTCTGCCCACAGCGGGGCCGCTCTCAGCTCGACTGGTCCTGTAAAGGTTCACTTCGGTACCGCTAACGACAGCGCAGAGGACTACTACTATGTTTCCATCGGCACTTCTACTGCTTCGGCCCTCGGTGTCGGTGCAGGTGCAGCAAGTAACGACGGAAAGAGCATCTCGACTCAGGAACTGGCACAGAAGTCTTTGGACGCTCTGAACAACGCGATCATCTCCAAGGATAAGATCCGCGCTAACCTCGGTGCCCTGCAGAACAGGCTGGAAAACACCATTACCAACCTGTCCATCCAGGCAGAAAACGTTCAGGCTGCGGAGTCCCAGATCTCCGACGTTGACGTTGCAACTGAAATGACCGAGTTCACCCGCAACCAGATCCTGACCCAGTCCGCAGTAGCTATGCTCTCGCAGGCTAACAGCATGCCCAGAATGGCTATGCAGCTCATCGGTTAA
- the tsaB gene encoding tRNA (adenosine(37)-N6)-threonylcarbamoyltransferase complex dimerization subunit type 1 TsaB, whose protein sequence is MNSSIEEKEDILLAINGTEETLQIVIAKRDDADEPYSLLEAKTLVVPGRSVNFLVPTIHDSLKMFGYDAGYISRIALAAGPGSFTGLRLTFAAAAGISAGNGCPVSALEYLPILARGAAVVSRLPVWAVTHSRRMQVYVQGFAPINEEGSLTPLTPPLPVSVHEAAEVIVSHRQEKAVLVGSGLLKNKAFFDEFLAGNPQYSAMPERFNVPAVHDILQAAEKAEYSTEMPIPMYLRGSDAEENLETIIGKRGISLKAARDKLKDITPR, encoded by the coding sequence ATGAACTCATCTATAGAAGAAAAAGAAGATATCCTGCTGGCCATCAACGGTACAGAAGAGACTTTACAGATAGTCATCGCCAAACGGGATGACGCGGACGAGCCATACTCCCTGCTGGAAGCCAAAACCCTTGTTGTACCAGGACGCTCGGTCAACTTCCTGGTCCCTACCATTCACGATTCCCTGAAAATGTTCGGATATGATGCCGGGTATATTTCCCGGATTGCCCTTGCAGCAGGACCGGGAAGTTTTACCGGCCTGCGCCTGACCTTTGCCGCTGCCGCCGGAATCTCCGCCGGTAACGGCTGCCCGGTCAGTGCTTTGGAATATCTGCCCATTCTTGCCAGAGGAGCGGCTGTTGTAAGCAGACTGCCAGTATGGGCGGTTACCCATTCCAGACGAATGCAGGTATACGTTCAGGGCTTCGCACCCATCAATGAAGAAGGAAGCCTGACGCCACTGACGCCCCCTCTTCCGGTTTCCGTTCATGAGGCGGCTGAAGTTATTGTTTCCCACAGGCAGGAAAAAGCAGTGCTTGTCGGAAGCGGTCTACTGAAAAACAAAGCATTCTTTGACGAATTTCTGGCCGGAAATCCACAATACTCAGCCATGCCGGAAAGGTTCAACGTTCCCGCTGTGCATGACATACTGCAAGCTGCAGAAAAAGCTGAATATTCAACTGAAATGCCTATCCCCATGTACCTGCGCGGTTCGGACGCTGAAGAAAACCTCGAGACCATCATCGGCAAACGGGGAATATCCCTTAAAGCTGCACGGGATAAGCTGAAGGACATAACGCCGCGCTAA
- the rseP gene encoding RIP metalloprotease RseP, whose product MSWIVDFIIVLGGLIFFHELGHFLAARMLGIGVKTFSLGFGPRLAGFTWGATNYRLSLVPLGGYVSLAGEERDMNEDNGFSEKELFMNRPPWHRMIVVAAGPIFNFVLAWIIFWGIIISHGQMGMAPTVGQLQPGSPALQAGIEVGDKVLSIEGHKIVFWTDLAETIQSSQSDTLDFVIERDGSTKAISIKPQVQELKNIFGETIRRPVVGIVASGDSKTVEMDGMDGAVAAAEQTWDVTKLICTSIVKMVERVVPMDSIGGPIMIAQAIKQQSERGLLELLSFTAFISINLGLLNLLPIPVLDGGHLLFFSLETILRKPLNEKLQAAASRVGLLLLLCLMAFAIFNDIVRTLSTK is encoded by the coding sequence ATGTCTTGGATTGTTGACTTTATTATAGTCCTCGGCGGACTGATTTTCTTCCACGAGCTCGGCCACTTCCTTGCGGCGCGCATGCTCGGCATCGGAGTAAAAACCTTTTCGCTGGGCTTCGGTCCGAGGCTGGCTGGCTTCACCTGGGGAGCCACCAACTACCGTCTTTCGCTGGTTCCCCTCGGCGGCTACGTAAGCCTTGCCGGAGAAGAACGGGATATGAACGAAGACAACGGGTTCAGCGAGAAAGAACTTTTCATGAACCGTCCGCCGTGGCACCGCATGATCGTGGTTGCCGCAGGTCCCATTTTCAACTTCGTGCTCGCGTGGATTATCTTCTGGGGGATCATCATCAGTCACGGACAGATGGGAATGGCTCCCACTGTCGGACAGCTGCAGCCGGGCAGCCCGGCTTTGCAGGCCGGGATTGAAGTAGGAGATAAGGTTCTTTCCATTGAAGGGCACAAAATTGTCTTCTGGACCGACCTTGCCGAAACCATTCAATCCAGTCAGTCCGACACCCTTGATTTCGTTATCGAAAGAGACGGCAGCACCAAAGCAATCTCAATTAAACCGCAGGTTCAGGAGCTCAAGAATATCTTCGGGGAAACCATCCGCAGACCGGTTGTGGGCATCGTTGCCTCAGGCGACTCCAAAACCGTTGAAATGGACGGAATGGACGGAGCTGTGGCTGCTGCGGAACAGACCTGGGACGTGACCAAACTGATCTGCACCAGCATCGTAAAAATGGTTGAACGGGTCGTGCCCATGGATTCCATCGGCGGTCCGATCATGATTGCGCAGGCCATCAAACAACAGTCTGAACGCGGACTGCTCGAGCTGCTTAGTTTCACAGCTTTCATCAGCATCAACCTCGGACTGCTCAACCTGCTGCCCATCCCGGTTCTTGACGGTGGGCACCTGCTGTTTTTCAGTCTTGAAACAATCCTTCGCAAACCCCTTAATGAAAAGCTTCAGGCCGCTGCCAGCCGCGTAGGACTCCTGCTGCTGCTCTGCCTGATGGCCTTTGCAATTTTCAACGACATTGTAAGAACATTGAGCACTAAATAA
- a CDS encoding 1-deoxy-D-xylulose-5-phosphate reductoisomerase, whose product MQTYISPWPAEAKLPEFPRSVSILGSTGSIGTSTLKVIEQHPDLFKVTALAGARNAKLLAEQAIKHRPQYLAVLNDEAAAELKSLLPADYKPEILTGPAAYITLSELDEVSMVLSSIVGAAGFEPTLAAAQKGKMIALANKESLVLGGHIIRDACQRTGATILPVDSEHNALFQGLAGHGGDEVSRLILTASGGPFRGKSKEFLETVTRDQALAHPNWDMGAKISIDSATLMNKGLEFIEACHLYGLPPEQVDVVVHPQSIIHSLVEYVDGSQLAHLGVPDMQIPIAFCMCFPQRVPLELKQLNLAEVGTLTFEKPDLEVFPCLKHAADSFAAGQSHPIVLNAANEVAVDLFLKEKIRFLDIPAIIGKALEAHAGCDVSEADAVLELDIKTRRDVMDAIV is encoded by the coding sequence TTGCAAACATATATTTCCCCCTGGCCGGCAGAAGCAAAACTCCCGGAATTCCCCAGATCAGTTTCCATACTGGGCAGCACCGGCTCTATCGGAACCAGCACCCTCAAAGTAATTGAGCAGCATCCGGACCTCTTCAAGGTAACCGCCCTTGCAGGAGCCAGAAATGCCAAGCTGCTGGCCGAGCAGGCCATCAAGCACCGCCCGCAGTATCTCGCGGTACTCAATGACGAAGCCGCAGCAGAACTGAAAAGCCTGCTCCCGGCCGACTACAAGCCGGAAATCCTGACCGGCCCCGCAGCCTACATCACCCTTTCCGAGCTGGATGAAGTATCAATGGTGCTTTCTTCCATTGTCGGAGCCGCAGGCTTTGAACCGACCCTCGCTGCAGCCCAAAAAGGAAAGATGATCGCCCTCGCCAACAAGGAATCCCTTGTGCTCGGCGGCCACATCATCCGTGATGCCTGCCAGCGCACCGGAGCAACAATCCTCCCTGTAGATTCTGAACACAATGCTCTTTTCCAGGGACTGGCCGGACATGGCGGCGATGAAGTCAGCAGGTTGATCCTGACCGCTTCCGGCGGGCCGTTCCGGGGCAAATCCAAAGAATTTCTTGAAACCGTAACCCGCGATCAGGCACTGGCCCATCCCAACTGGGACATGGGCGCGAAAATCAGTATTGATTCCGCGACCCTCATGAACAAAGGGCTGGAATTCATTGAAGCCTGCCATCTCTACGGGTTGCCGCCGGAACAGGTGGACGTGGTGGTCCATCCGCAATCCATCATCCATTCGCTGGTGGAATATGTGGACGGCTCCCAGCTCGCGCATCTGGGCGTACCGGACATGCAGATTCCCATTGCTTTCTGCATGTGCTTCCCGCAACGCGTACCTCTTGAACTGAAGCAGCTCAACCTTGCTGAAGTAGGCACGCTGACCTTTGAGAAGCCGGACCTTGAAGTATTCCCCTGCCTGAAACATGCAGCGGATTCTTTTGCAGCCGGACAGAGCCATCCCATTGTACTCAACGCGGCAAACGAAGTTGCAGTAGATCTTTTCCTGAAAGAAAAAATCCGCTTTCTGGATATTCCGGCCATCATCGGCAAAGCACTGGAAGCCCATGCCGGGTGTGATGTCAGCGAAGCTGATGCTGTTCTGGAACTGGATATTAAAACCAGACGGGACGTCATGGACGCCATCGTCTAA
- a CDS encoding phosphatidate cytidylyltransferase gives MPLSSLQKRIITSLLLIAALATALIMGGHVLTGGLAVFCTIALYEFYAMFWQDSSHLASRVVGLTAGAGIILTSAAVSPVWMLLIMLGAFWLFNFRFLLSYSAKPDRATYVDSLILFAGLVYIPVTMQFMTSMNSWEILFVLLAASSSDTAAFYAGTFFGKRKIWPQISPKKSWAGSIGGFSGCIICCTVYGYFFGHAPVLYWIVLAAMLNIGSQMGDFFESALKRKLQIKDSGKILPGHGGVLDRIDSLVLALPIYVLARQIHAFF, from the coding sequence ATGCCCTTAAGCAGCCTTCAAAAAAGAATCATCACCTCCCTGCTCTTAATAGCAGCCCTTGCCACAGCCCTGATCATGGGCGGACACGTTTTAACAGGCGGGCTGGCTGTTTTCTGCACCATCGCCCTCTATGAATTTTACGCCATGTTCTGGCAGGACAGTTCCCACCTTGCTTCACGGGTTGTAGGTCTGACCGCCGGAGCGGGAATAATCCTGACCTCCGCTGCAGTCTCCCCGGTCTGGATGCTCCTGATCATGCTGGGTGCATTCTGGTTGTTCAATTTCCGGTTCCTGCTCTCATACAGCGCCAAACCGGACCGGGCTACTTACGTTGACAGCCTGATCCTTTTCGCCGGGTTGGTATACATCCCGGTAACCATGCAGTTCATGACCTCCATGAACAGCTGGGAAATACTTTTTGTGCTCCTTGCGGCATCATCGTCTGACACTGCCGCCTTTTATGCCGGAACATTTTTCGGCAAGAGAAAAATCTGGCCCCAGATCAGCCCCAAGAAATCATGGGCCGGATCAATCGGCGGATTTTCAGGTTGCATTATCTGCTGCACCGTATACGGATATTTTTTCGGACACGCCCCGGTCCTGTACTGGATAGTCCTTGCAGCAATGCTCAACATAGGCTCGCAGATGGGTGACTTTTTCGAATCAGCACTCAAGCGCAAACTTCAAATCAAAGATTCCGGCAAAATACTTCCCGGACACGGCGGGGTGCTGGACCGCATCGACAGCCTCGTGCTTGCCCTGCCCATCTACGTTCTGGCAAGACAGATTCACGCTTTCTTTTAA